From the genome of Yersinia enterocolitica, one region includes:
- a CDS encoding nitrate reductase subunit alpha, with product MSKFLDRFRYFKQLAEPFAQGHGQTLDTNRDWEDGYRSRWQHDKVVRSTHGVNCTGSCSWKIYVKNGLVTWETQQTDYPRTRPDLPNHEPRGCPRGASYSWYLYSANRLKYPMMRKHLLQLWRAAKVLHSDPVEAWASIVGDSVQSKDYKQARGRGGFVRSTWQEVNELIAAANVYTAKQYGPDRIIGFSPIPAMSMVSYAAGARYLSLIGGVCLSFYDWYCDLPPASPMTWGEQTDVPESADWYNSSYIIAWGSNVPQTRTPDAHFFTEVRYKGTKTVAVTPDYAEVAKLCDQWLNPKQGTDSAMAMAMGHVILNEFHLQRQSSYFVEYMRQYTDMPMLVLLEPRHSGDYAAGRLLRAADLVDNLGEENNPEWKTIAIDANSGQLVAPQGSIGYRWGEKGKWNLEQREGKTQQEVSLQLSLLGQHDAIVNVGFPYFGGEISENFQSVALEEILQHKLPVKRLPLADGSEALVTSVYDLMMANYGLDRGLADDNCASNYDDIKAYTPAWAEKITGVARQDIIRIAREFADNAEKTHGRSMIIVGAGINHWYHMDMTYRALINMLIFCGCVGQSGGGWAHYVGQEKLRPQTGWLPLAFGLDWQRPPRHMNSTSFFYNHSSQWRYETVSTTQLLSPLADSSRFSPSLIDLNVRAERMGWLPSAPQLNCNPLTLAASAQQAGQTPVEYTVDSLKNGSLRFAAEQPDDPQNFPRNLFVWRSNLLGSSGKGHEYMLKYLLGTENGIQGKDLGQQGGVMPEEVEWQEQGGEGKLDLVVTLDFRMSSTCLYSDIILPTATWYEKDDMNTSDMHPFIHPLSAAVDPAWESKSDWDIYKDIAETFSRVCVGHLGQETDVVTLPIQHDSPAELAQPYGVKDWKKGECELIPGQTAPHIVVVERDYPATYARFTALGPLLDKLGNGGKGINWNTQTEIDFLKKLNHTQPDGPAAGRPRIDTAIDAAEVILSLAPETNGQVAVKAWQALEQLTGRQHAHLALNKEDEKIRFRDIQAQPRKIISSPIWSGLEDEHVSYNACYTNVHELIPWRTLSGRQQLYQDHEWMRAFGESLLCYRPPIDTRAAQPLLNKKPNGNPEKALNFLTPHQKWGIHSTYSDNLLMLTLSRGGPIVWLSEDDAKDLLIEDNDWIEAFNSNGALTARAVVSQRIPSGMTMMYHAQERIINIPGSEITGQRGGIHNSVTRISPKPTHMIGGYAQLAYGFNYYGTVGSNRDEFVVVRKMNKIDWLDDEQQNQSKTGGKL from the coding sequence ATGAGCAAATTTCTTGACCGATTTCGTTATTTTAAACAACTTGCCGAGCCTTTTGCACAAGGCCATGGCCAGACACTGGACACCAATCGTGATTGGGAAGATGGCTATCGTAGCCGCTGGCAGCATGACAAAGTGGTACGTTCAACTCATGGTGTGAATTGTACGGGTTCATGTAGCTGGAAGATTTATGTCAAAAATGGGTTGGTCACTTGGGAAACCCAGCAAACTGACTACCCGCGTACCCGCCCGGATTTACCTAATCATGAACCCCGTGGTTGCCCTCGTGGGGCCAGCTATTCCTGGTATTTGTACAGTGCTAATCGGCTGAAGTACCCGATGATGCGCAAGCATCTGTTGCAATTGTGGCGTGCTGCCAAAGTGCTGCACAGTGATCCGGTGGAGGCATGGGCTTCAATTGTTGGCGATAGCGTACAATCAAAGGATTATAAACAGGCTCGTGGCCGGGGGGGCTTTGTCCGTTCGACCTGGCAGGAAGTGAATGAACTGATTGCCGCCGCTAACGTCTATACCGCCAAACAGTATGGGCCGGATCGGATTATCGGTTTTTCACCGATTCCAGCGATGTCGATGGTTTCCTACGCGGCGGGCGCGCGCTATCTATCACTGATAGGCGGCGTTTGCCTCAGTTTCTATGACTGGTATTGCGATTTGCCTCCGGCATCACCGATGACCTGGGGTGAGCAAACTGACGTGCCAGAATCCGCTGACTGGTACAACTCATCCTACATTATTGCCTGGGGTTCAAATGTTCCGCAGACCCGTACACCCGACGCCCACTTCTTTACCGAAGTCCGTTACAAAGGGACCAAAACTGTAGCGGTGACGCCGGATTATGCAGAGGTCGCTAAACTGTGTGACCAATGGCTGAATCCGAAACAAGGAACAGACAGTGCCATGGCTATGGCAATGGGGCATGTGATCCTCAATGAATTCCATCTACAACGACAAAGCAGCTACTTTGTTGAATACATGCGTCAGTACACCGACATGCCGATGCTGGTATTACTTGAACCTCGTCATAGCGGCGATTATGCCGCCGGGCGGTTACTGCGCGCCGCCGATCTGGTGGATAATCTGGGAGAGGAGAATAACCCAGAATGGAAGACCATTGCCATTGACGCTAACAGCGGGCAGTTGGTAGCGCCGCAAGGGTCTATCGGTTATCGCTGGGGTGAAAAGGGTAAATGGAACCTTGAGCAGCGCGAGGGCAAAACGCAGCAGGAAGTCTCATTACAACTCAGTTTATTGGGTCAACATGATGCTATTGTTAATGTCGGATTTCCCTACTTTGGTGGCGAAATCAGTGAGAATTTTCAAAGTGTTGCGCTAGAGGAAATACTGCAACACAAGTTGCCAGTAAAACGGTTGCCATTAGCCGATGGCAGTGAAGCACTGGTGACCAGTGTTTATGACCTGATGATGGCAAACTATGGCCTGGATCGTGGTTTGGCTGATGACAACTGCGCCAGCAATTATGACGATATAAAAGCTTACACTCCTGCCTGGGCTGAAAAAATTACTGGCGTTGCACGTCAGGATATTATCCGCATTGCGCGTGAATTTGCAGATAACGCCGAGAAAACCCATGGCCGTTCGATGATTATCGTCGGGGCCGGTATTAATCACTGGTATCACATGGATATGACCTACCGTGCACTGATTAATATGCTGATTTTCTGCGGCTGTGTCGGGCAAAGTGGCGGCGGTTGGGCGCACTATGTGGGGCAGGAAAAACTGCGACCACAAACCGGCTGGTTACCTTTGGCATTTGGCCTCGATTGGCAACGTCCACCGCGCCATATGAACAGTACGTCATTTTTCTATAATCACTCCAGTCAGTGGCGTTATGAGACCGTCAGCACCACCCAATTACTCTCTCCCTTGGCCGACAGTTCGCGCTTTAGCCCAAGTCTGATTGATCTTAATGTGCGCGCTGAACGTATGGGGTGGCTGCCTTCGGCCCCGCAACTGAATTGCAATCCATTGACCCTTGCCGCCAGCGCACAACAAGCCGGTCAAACACCGGTAGAATATACCGTCGATAGCCTTAAAAACGGGTCACTGAGATTTGCCGCTGAACAGCCAGATGATCCACAAAACTTCCCGCGAAACTTGTTTGTCTGGCGTTCCAACCTACTGGGTTCTTCCGGCAAAGGGCATGAATATATGCTCAAGTATTTGTTGGGTACGGAAAATGGTATTCAGGGTAAAGATTTGGGCCAGCAAGGTGGGGTGATGCCGGAAGAGGTTGAATGGCAGGAACAGGGAGGCGAAGGCAAGCTGGATTTAGTCGTGACATTGGATTTCCGCATGTCTAGTACGTGTCTCTATTCAGACATCATTTTACCCACCGCAACCTGGTACGAAAAAGACGACATGAATACCTCGGATATGCATCCGTTTATTCACCCGCTGTCTGCGGCGGTAGATCCTGCCTGGGAGTCTAAAAGCGACTGGGATATCTACAAAGATATTGCCGAAACCTTCTCTCGAGTTTGCGTCGGCCATTTAGGTCAGGAAACCGATGTAGTGACCTTACCCATCCAACATGATTCGCCAGCCGAACTGGCACAGCCATATGGTGTAAAGGACTGGAAAAAAGGTGAATGTGAACTGATACCGGGCCAAACCGCGCCGCACATTGTGGTGGTCGAGCGCGATTACCCAGCAACCTATGCTCGCTTTACTGCCTTGGGTCCCCTATTGGATAAATTAGGTAATGGCGGCAAAGGGATTAACTGGAATACCCAGACTGAAATTGATTTCCTCAAAAAACTTAACCATACCCAGCCTGACGGCCCTGCCGCCGGACGACCAAGAATTGATACTGCTATTGATGCCGCAGAGGTGATTTTATCCTTGGCCCCTGAAACCAACGGTCAGGTGGCGGTAAAAGCCTGGCAGGCTTTGGAACAACTTACCGGTCGCCAACATGCTCACTTAGCTCTGAATAAAGAAGATGAAAAAATTCGTTTTCGCGATATTCAGGCGCAACCACGCAAAATCATTTCCAGTCCAATCTGGTCCGGCTTGGAAGATGAGCATGTTTCCTATAATGCTTGTTACACCAACGTTCATGAGTTGATCCCGTGGCGCACCCTTTCAGGCCGGCAACAACTTTATCAGGATCATGAATGGATGCGTGCTTTTGGTGAGAGTTTGTTGTGCTATCGCCCGCCAATAGATACTCGTGCCGCCCAACCTTTGCTTAATAAGAAGCCGAACGGTAACCCAGAGAAAGCACTTAACTTCCTGACACCCCATCAGAAGTGGGGCATTCACTCAACCTACAGTGACAACCTGTTGATGCTGACACTGTCGAGAGGGGGGCCTATCGTTTGGTTGAGTGAAGATGATGCCAAAGATCTGCTGATAGAAGATAACGACTGGATTGAGGCGTTTAACAGTAATGGCGCATTAACTGCTCGTGCCGTCGTCAGCCAGCGAATTCCGTCAGGCATGACCATGATGTACCACGCACAGGAGCGCATTATTAATATCCCCGGTTCTGAAATTACCGGCCAACGTGGCGGTATTCATAACTCAGTCACCCGTATCAGTCCAAAACCAACCCATATGATTGGCGGATATGCGCAATTAGCCTACGGCTTTAACTACTACGGCACGGTAGGGTCCAATCGCGATGAGTTCGTGGTGGTGCGCAAGATGAATAAGATTGATTGGCTGGATGACGAACAGCAAAACCAGAGCAAAACCGGGGGCAAACTATGA
- a CDS encoding nitrate/nitrite transporter (involved in the transport of nitrate and nitrite) → MPAKLAGGQSIPQWYPEDPQFWQQVGHSVARRNLWISVPALLLSFCVWMLFSAVAVNLNKVGFNFTTDQLFMLTALPSVSGALLRVPYSFVIPVFGGRRWTAISTLFLVIPCLWLGIAVQDSTTQYGTFVLISLLCGFAGANFASSMANISFFFPKAKQGGALGLNGGLGNLGVSVMQLIAPMAISVGVFSAFMGSGYPQADGSQLWLQNAAYIWIPFLLIFSVAAWFGMNDLSAAKASIIQQLPVLKRGHLWILAVLYLATFGSFIGFSAGFAMLAKTQFPDVVILHYAFFGPLLGALARPMGGALSDRFGGIRVTFVNFILMAIFAALLFLTLPGTNVNGSFFAFFGVFMLLFLTAGLGSGSTFQMIAVIFRKLTVDRVTLAGGSDEQAQHDAVRESAAALGFISAIGAIGGFFIPKSFGTSLALTGSPAGAMKLFVVFYVVCVLITWFVYGRKLNAGMATKKPR, encoded by the coding sequence ATCCCGGCAAAGTTAGCCGGTGGTCAATCAATACCGCAGTGGTACCCGGAAGATCCACAGTTCTGGCAACAGGTAGGGCATAGTGTTGCCCGGCGAAATTTGTGGATTTCAGTACCAGCATTGTTACTGAGTTTCTGTGTCTGGATGCTGTTTAGTGCGGTCGCAGTGAATCTGAATAAAGTGGGCTTTAACTTCACCACCGATCAACTGTTCATGCTGACAGCATTACCCTCAGTATCGGGGGCACTGTTACGTGTTCCATACTCGTTTGTCATACCGGTCTTTGGTGGTCGTCGCTGGACGGCTATTAGCACATTGTTTCTGGTTATCCCCTGCCTCTGGTTAGGTATCGCGGTACAGGACAGCACCACCCAGTATGGAACATTTGTATTGATTTCATTGTTGTGTGGTTTTGCCGGTGCGAACTTTGCCTCTAGCATGGCTAATATCAGTTTTTTCTTCCCGAAAGCCAAGCAGGGGGGGGCGCTGGGCCTCAATGGGGGATTGGGGAATCTTGGCGTCAGTGTGATGCAACTTATCGCCCCTATGGCTATTTCGGTTGGGGTGTTCAGTGCCTTTATGGGCAGTGGCTATCCACAAGCGGATGGTAGCCAGCTCTGGTTGCAAAACGCAGCCTATATCTGGATCCCCTTTTTGCTGATATTCAGTGTGGCGGCCTGGTTTGGTATGAATGACTTGTCTGCTGCAAAAGCGTCGATTATCCAGCAATTACCGGTCCTGAAACGTGGCCATTTGTGGATTTTGGCGGTGTTATATCTGGCAACTTTTGGTTCATTTATCGGTTTCTCAGCCGGATTTGCCATGTTGGCAAAAACACAATTTCCTGATGTTGTCATCCTGCATTACGCTTTCTTCGGCCCGCTATTGGGCGCACTGGCTCGTCCAATGGGCGGTGCGCTCTCTGATCGCTTTGGCGGCATTCGCGTCACCTTCGTCAATTTTATCCTGATGGCAATATTTGCGGCATTACTCTTCCTCACCTTACCGGGAACCAATGTTAATGGCTCCTTCTTTGCCTTTTTTGGCGTATTCATGCTGCTGTTTCTGACGGCGGGACTGGGCAGTGGATCAACGTTTCAGATGATTGCGGTGATCTTTCGCAAGTTAACTGTCGATCGAGTGACCCTCGCGGGGGGGAGTGATGAACAAGCGCAGCATGATGCCGTCAGAGAGTCAGCGGCGGCACTGGGTTTCATCTCAGCCATTGGCGCTATCGGCGGTTTCTTTATTCCTAAATCCTTTGGTACGTCGCTGGCCCTAACCGGTTCACCGGCCGGCGCGATGAAGCTATTCGTGGTTTTTTATGTGGTTTGCGTATTGATCACCTGGTTTGTCTACGGGCGCAAGCTTAACGCGGGTATGGCGACCAAAAAACCACGTTGA
- a CDS encoding two-component system response regulator NarL produces MSEQDAATILLIDDHPMLRHGIKQLISMAPGLSIAGEASNGAQGIILATNLDPDLIMLDLNMPGMNGLETLDRLRQQPLSGRIVVFTVSDHQDDVISALKRGADGYLLKDMDPEDLLVSLYDAAAGQMVLSDALMSILAINLRENRSDNERDINTLTPRERDILKLIAKGLPNKTIARKLLIAESTVKVHVKHLLKKMKLKSRVEAAVWVLQEKIL; encoded by the coding sequence ATGAGTGAACAAGACGCCGCGACCATCCTGTTGATTGATGACCACCCGATGCTAAGGCACGGTATTAAGCAATTAATCAGCATGGCACCTGGGTTATCCATCGCAGGTGAGGCCAGCAACGGTGCTCAAGGTATTATTCTCGCCACCAATCTTGATCCTGATTTGATCATGCTGGATTTAAACATGCCGGGCATGAATGGATTGGAAACACTGGATAGATTGCGTCAGCAGCCACTATCCGGGCGAATTGTAGTGTTTACCGTTTCTGACCATCAGGATGATGTCATCAGTGCCTTAAAACGCGGGGCCGATGGTTATCTGCTAAAAGATATGGACCCTGAAGATTTGCTGGTCTCATTGTATGATGCAGCAGCAGGACAAATGGTTCTCAGCGACGCATTGATGTCGATACTGGCAATCAACCTCCGCGAGAATCGGTCTGATAATGAGCGCGATATTAACACCCTCACCCCACGTGAACGCGACATATTGAAGCTGATCGCTAAAGGGTTACCGAATAAAACCATTGCCCGGAAATTGCTGATTGCAGAGAGCACCGTTAAAGTTCATGTCAAACATCTGTTGAAAAAAATGAAGCTGAAATCGCGGGTTGAAGCCGCAGTATGGGTATTACAAGAGAAAATACTATAG
- a CDS encoding DUF488 domain-containing protein — protein sequence MGNRITLARVYDVQPPYQANTFLTDRLWPRGISKTRLLGVVWLKEVAPENALRKWFHQCLDWPEFVVRYQAQLDSSTAWQPLLDVLKQQPITLLYGSRDTQQNQAVVLRDFLLSKL from the coding sequence ATGGGAAATCGCATCACTTTAGCGCGTGTTTACGATGTTCAGCCGCCATATCAAGCCAATACCTTTCTGACTGATCGGCTGTGGCCGCGAGGCATTAGCAAAACCCGGCTGTTAGGGGTGGTATGGTTAAAAGAAGTGGCGCCGGAAAATGCATTACGAAAATGGTTTCATCAATGTTTAGATTGGCCAGAGTTTGTGGTGCGTTATCAGGCCCAGCTTGATAGCTCAACGGCCTGGCAACCTTTACTAGACGTACTGAAACAACAGCCAATTACGTTGCTGTATGGCAGTCGCGACACGCAACAGAATCAGGCGGTAGTGTTACGTGATTTTCTGCTTAGCAAGCTATAG
- a CDS encoding N-acetyltransferase: protein MEPLLTDRLLLIPLTLQDADQIQLKFPVWEVVKYLDASAVPWPYPADGALTFVRDIALPKMQCGSRFFWSIRPKVSPETLIGVINLACDTDDHRGFWLSPVWQGQGLITEASDAVTHFWFTQLDQPYLRVTKAAPNKASAAISRKNGMRLVATQERDYVSGHFQTEIWEISREEWLRNKR from the coding sequence ATGGAACCATTACTGACGGATCGTTTGCTATTAATACCTTTAACCCTACAGGATGCTGACCAGATACAGCTAAAATTTCCGGTATGGGAAGTGGTGAAGTATTTAGATGCTTCTGCCGTACCTTGGCCTTACCCAGCCGATGGTGCCCTGACCTTTGTCCGTGATATTGCATTACCTAAGATGCAATGTGGTAGCCGTTTTTTCTGGTCAATCAGGCCGAAGGTTTCACCAGAGACCTTGATTGGTGTTATTAATTTGGCCTGTGATACAGACGATCACCGTGGCTTTTGGTTAAGCCCTGTGTGGCAAGGGCAGGGGTTAATAACGGAAGCCAGTGATGCAGTCACTCACTTCTGGTTTACACAATTGGACCAGCCTTATTTACGAGTGACAAAGGCCGCACCGAATAAGGCGTCAGCCGCCATATCACGTAAAAATGGTATGCGTTTGGTTGCAACGCAGGAGCGAGACTACGTTAGTGGGCATTTCCAGACGGAAATATGGGAAATCAGTCGCGAAGAGTGGTTGAGAAATAAGCGCTGA
- a CDS encoding ROK family protein, with the protein MTTVPLNTTRQMKQKNIMLVASTLKSLSSATKGDISAQTGLSLATCGTILNELCSKGEIIEESIDESRGGRPAKRYIYNSNYFSILSIYIEGSDTSGVISSSLRSADGKIIVEYDKIYSDLTEDMLLAQTQEFSDKYNNIKAIGLGLPGVIVDGKILTCDITRLEGLAITELLSNRFGIFVQAGNDMNYTAFGFYRNHCRNINEPIAYIFMPPRHCAGCGIVISGKMLRGASQFAGEVSQLPFYDNLGTNINSHHELVQQRLIYITSSLIAMINPATIAISGEHISQNCIAELSAQLLKKFDCKHIPHFVYRDNIKYDYHNGISEYTLDAYNNFRVFEI; encoded by the coding sequence ATGACTACTGTACCGCTTAATACCACCCGGCAGATGAAACAAAAAAATATTATGTTGGTTGCAAGCACATTAAAATCGCTGTCATCCGCAACCAAAGGCGATATATCTGCTCAAACTGGATTAAGCTTGGCAACATGTGGCACCATTTTGAATGAATTATGTTCAAAGGGCGAAATCATTGAAGAATCTATTGATGAATCACGTGGTGGCCGGCCAGCAAAGCGCTATATATACAACTCAAATTACTTTAGCATATTAAGTATTTATATTGAAGGGAGCGATACCTCCGGCGTTATATCGTCATCCCTAAGGTCTGCAGATGGCAAAATCATTGTTGAGTACGATAAAATATATTCTGATTTAACTGAAGATATGTTGCTCGCGCAAACTCAAGAATTTTCAGATAAATACAATAATATCAAAGCAATAGGGCTAGGATTGCCCGGTGTCATTGTGGATGGAAAAATACTTACTTGCGATATTACCCGCCTGGAGGGATTGGCAATCACTGAATTATTAAGTAACCGATTCGGTATTTTTGTTCAGGCGGGGAATGACATGAATTATACCGCATTTGGTTTTTATCGTAATCACTGCCGTAATATAAATGAACCTATCGCCTATATTTTTATGCCACCAAGACATTGTGCCGGCTGTGGCATTGTTATTTCAGGTAAAATGCTACGTGGTGCAAGTCAATTTGCAGGTGAAGTGTCGCAACTGCCATTTTATGACAATCTAGGGACTAATATAAATTCTCACCATGAACTGGTGCAACAACGACTTATTTATATTACTTCATCGTTGATCGCCATGATTAACCCTGCAACCATAGCCATCTCAGGAGAACATATCAGTCAAAATTGCATTGCAGAATTATCTGCTCAATTACTCAAAAAATTTGATTGCAAACACATACCCCATTTTGTCTATCGCGACAACATTAAATACGATTATCACAATGGAATATCAGAATACACTCTTGATGCCTATAATAATTTTCGAGTATTTGAGATCTAG
- a CDS encoding MFS transporter gives MSSHVVDYPLDTPATRTSTRSIFFVAGFAMGLWASLVPYAQNRLHFDAGSLGMLLLCLGTGSLLAMLFSGKLIGRFGCRRIILLGIVVSAVFLPTLAIIDQFPLMALCLFFFGAGIGLVDVAVNVQGSLVEQSSDKPLMSGFHCLFSIGSIAGAGGGAILFTLGLMPLPVTLIAVVIMAIITSVVFKELIPFGDHKEPNQQPKIKPRPNFRLILMALMCMICFMAEGAVLDWSGVFLTNDRGLDIAHAGWGFAIFGGTMSVMRFTGDKVVSILGRKHVLIFSSIIAMTGYAIAVIIPDWKFTLFGFALVGIGAANIVPVLITLAGQESVMPVNMSVAMVATLGYFGILGGPALIGFIAHITDLYTAFTVVALTFIVIAVGAFKLKYSSD, from the coding sequence ATGTCTAGCCATGTCGTCGACTACCCTCTGGATACACCGGCTACACGCACATCTACGCGCTCTATCTTCTTTGTCGCTGGATTTGCTATGGGCCTTTGGGCATCGTTGGTGCCCTATGCACAGAATAGACTTCATTTTGATGCAGGCTCTTTGGGGATGTTATTACTTTGCTTGGGAACAGGCTCCCTACTGGCAATGCTATTCTCTGGCAAACTGATTGGCCGCTTCGGCTGTAGAAGAATAATACTATTAGGTATCGTTGTTAGCGCTGTTTTCCTGCCCACATTGGCAATTATTGATCAGTTCCCTTTGATGGCACTATGTCTGTTCTTTTTTGGCGCAGGCATTGGTTTAGTCGACGTTGCGGTTAATGTCCAAGGCTCTCTGGTTGAACAATCCTCGGATAAACCACTGATGTCAGGTTTCCACTGTTTATTCAGCATTGGTTCAATTGCGGGTGCTGGCGGCGGTGCAATATTATTTACTCTTGGCTTAATGCCCCTCCCCGTAACGCTGATTGCCGTCGTGATAATGGCTATAATTACCTCAGTCGTTTTCAAGGAATTAATCCCTTTTGGCGATCATAAAGAACCTAATCAACAGCCAAAAATAAAACCACGCCCAAACTTCAGGCTCATATTAATGGCACTTATGTGCATGATTTGTTTTATGGCGGAAGGTGCAGTATTAGATTGGAGTGGCGTATTTCTAACCAATGACCGTGGCCTTGACATAGCACATGCCGGTTGGGGGTTTGCTATTTTCGGTGGCACCATGTCTGTAATGCGTTTCACTGGTGATAAAGTTGTCAGTATTTTGGGACGCAAGCATGTACTGATTTTTAGCAGTATCATCGCCATGACCGGCTATGCCATTGCCGTCATAATACCTGACTGGAAATTTACGTTATTTGGCTTTGCACTGGTAGGAATAGGTGCAGCTAATATTGTTCCGGTACTTATCACGCTGGCTGGCCAGGAAAGTGTAATGCCCGTGAACATGTCGGTAGCCATGGTCGCAACGCTGGGTTATTTCGGTATTTTAGGGGGGCCGGCACTGATCGGTTTTATTGCACATATAACTGACCTCTACACTGCATTCACAGTGGTTGCCCTGACATTTATTGTCATAGCAGTTGGGGCATTCAAACTGAAATATTCCAGTGACTAA
- a CDS encoding HAD family hydrolase — protein MSIKIIAVDMDGTFLNDQMSFDRERFITQYSQLKENGIKFVVASGNQYYQLISFFPEIANEIAFVAENGAYVSNKNTEIFCGSISDEDCNKVLKTLLPIPYLDVIVCGKNGAYMLSSSDNYFYTTMSKYYHRLKIIDNFDQVTESAFKFAISLPNEKLVDFMKFIEQELADIVTPVSSGHGSVDLIIPGIHKAHGIKLLQKMWDVTDQQVVTFGDGGNDIEMLQYAGFGYAMANAPDNIKNVAKYQAESNNDSGVLNIIDKILKKEHPFT, from the coding sequence ATGAGCATTAAAATCATTGCTGTTGATATGGATGGAACCTTTCTCAATGATCAGATGAGTTTTGATAGGGAACGGTTTATTACACAATATTCACAACTAAAAGAAAATGGAATAAAATTTGTTGTTGCCAGTGGTAATCAATATTATCAGCTAATTTCATTCTTCCCTGAGATTGCCAATGAAATCGCTTTTGTTGCTGAAAATGGGGCTTATGTCAGTAACAAGAATACTGAAATTTTCTGCGGTTCAATCTCTGATGAAGATTGTAATAAAGTGCTAAAAACATTACTACCAATACCCTATCTTGATGTCATTGTTTGTGGCAAAAATGGCGCTTACATGTTGAGCTCTTCAGATAATTATTTCTACACTACAATGAGTAAATACTACCATCGCCTTAAAATTATCGATAACTTCGATCAAGTAACAGAGTCTGCATTCAAATTTGCGATAAGTTTACCCAATGAGAAACTGGTAGACTTTATGAAATTTATCGAGCAAGAACTCGCAGATATAGTGACCCCGGTATCAAGTGGACATGGTTCTGTAGACCTTATAATACCCGGAATTCATAAAGCCCATGGTATTAAACTACTCCAAAAAATGTGGGATGTAACTGATCAACAAGTCGTAACTTTTGGCGATGGTGGCAATGATATTGAAATGTTACAGTACGCCGGCTTTGGTTATGCCATGGCAAATGCTCCAGACAACATTAAGAATGTAGCAAAGTATCAGGCCGAATCAAATAACGACTCTGGCGTATTAAATATAATTGATAAAATTCTAAAGAAAGAACATCCTTTCACATAG
- a CDS encoding PLP-dependent aminotransferase family protein — MNKTVVDQNNRFSSRLHDLHPSPIREILSVIERPGMISFAGGLPAVESFPHLHLEGMPQSMLQYGASEGETELRRHIAQNLCRRGLSCTEEQVLIISGSQQGIDLVAKLFIDAGTPVAVESPTYLAALQVFRFFGAQFVAYDSAQPDIDKLKTEKPAFAYSIPTFQNPSGHCLDSTQRATLAKACDDLMLPLFEDDPYHDLVYDPCERKPVCALLQHAPWIYQGSFSKSLSPALRLGYLVASSELIPYLTRLKQAADLHSSRISQWLVLQQLGAANHAEHMDQLATYYKSRRDAFEISLQRHFGSLATWEKPAGGLFFWLTLNHCIDTRKLLPKALEKNIAFMPGESFLPYPSEGCGQLRLNFSHATEEQADIGLQTLAALVREDC; from the coding sequence ATGAATAAGACTGTAGTGGATCAGAATAATCGATTTTCCTCACGGCTGCACGATCTTCACCCCTCGCCTATACGGGAAATACTCTCTGTTATTGAACGGCCTGGGATGATCTCATTTGCTGGCGGCTTGCCTGCGGTTGAAAGTTTCCCCCACTTGCACCTGGAAGGAATGCCGCAATCGATGTTGCAATACGGGGCCAGTGAAGGGGAAACAGAATTGCGCAGGCATATTGCGCAGAATTTATGTAGGCGCGGTTTATCTTGCACTGAGGAGCAGGTCCTGATTATTTCAGGCTCGCAACAAGGAATTGATCTGGTCGCTAAATTATTTATTGATGCAGGAACACCTGTCGCTGTTGAGTCGCCCACTTATTTGGCGGCATTGCAGGTATTTCGGTTCTTCGGGGCACAATTTGTGGCTTATGATTCGGCACAACCTGATATTGATAAACTCAAAACAGAAAAGCCTGCTTTTGCCTACAGCATCCCAACTTTTCAGAATCCAAGTGGTCACTGTCTTGATAGTACGCAGCGGGCCACATTAGCAAAGGCGTGTGATGACCTTATGTTGCCGCTGTTTGAAGATGATCCCTATCATGACCTGGTCTATGATCCGTGTGAGCGAAAGCCGGTATGTGCCTTATTACAGCACGCACCGTGGATTTATCAGGGGTCCTTTTCTAAAAGTTTATCCCCGGCATTGCGGTTAGGCTATCTGGTTGCTTCGTCAGAGTTAATTCCTTATCTGACACGGCTAAAGCAGGCGGCTGATCTACACAGTAGCCGAATCAGCCAATGGCTGGTATTGCAACAGCTAGGTGCCGCCAACCATGCTGAACATATGGACCAACTGGCCACATATTATAAGAGTCGTCGTGATGCATTTGAGATCTCTTTACAACGCCATTTTGGTTCTCTTGCCACTTGGGAGAAACCTGCCGGTGGGTTATTCTTCTGGCTCACACTTAATCATTGTATTGATACTCGTAAACTATTGCCTAAAGCACTCGAAAAAAATATTGCATTTATGCCGGGCGAATCGTTCCTGCCATATCCGTCAGAGGGCTGTGGCCAGTTACGACTTAACTTCAGTCATGCAACAGAAGAACAAGCTGATATTGGTTTACAGACGTTAGCTGCTTTGGTGAGAGAAGATTGTTAA